From Procambarus clarkii isolate CNS0578487 chromosome 14, FALCON_Pclarkii_2.0, whole genome shotgun sequence:
AGATGAAACAAcgtaaaatatataaagccactAATGTACAGAGCATTTTGGGCACAATGCAAAAATAATTTGGTAAATAAATTGGGTAAACATAATGCAAGGAAAGAGAAAACATTCCAGATGAAAAGTATTAATAAATGCAGACTAATCCTGGCCaagtttaacactttcgcgctctccgcaaaggtcactcagccaaccgaatgtgcgcgctgcgtttttatcgcttaagcgtaaaaacaaaaatgtgtatactctttttactcttctgaccttagttctcatgctacgtatttcattttggtaccaacgtgttcgcaataaaattctctagaagaacatcagtaaaaaaagtcacgaaatgtatagggataccagcaccaaataaataactacgaagatgactcgccgtgagcgcccatcagcaacaaaatgtttttactcttgggattgtaatcacctccacacttattctacagcgttaattttggtatcaatggactcgcaatgaaattcccaacacggtgatatgaatataagcgtagaataatgatgcggcccgcccgcaagagtgtgggaagtggtgaaattgttacccggtatcggtgacgggacgacgcacggcgctttgaaagtttatacttatttcactctcatgacattaattttctatgtacgtcattcatttttgtgtcaatgtgttcgcaatagaatgttctatgtgcccataggtaaaaaatatcaacaaagcgtaagttagaatagcgccaaatataaaacaacgctggaacatatcagtgagcgtcaaacacacacgaaatgtttttacttttgttatgtttgtcaagtttatacttgttgcacacagttatttttggttgtatattgatcggaataaaattccctaaacagacatatgcatataatacatgatatgggggaagcattaccagtataaacggctaaagtcacccacctgcaacccgtttgggacaaaataccatttgatcgaagttatccacacctttcatgaacttattgtaccatgcagcctagtggtgagaaagagagcctcatagcgcgcagtttgaaacaaacccaaagtaaatcggataaaaattgaattttatacaaatattttaaaagaggactcaactttatgtccactatgcgttagcgttagacgaaacgggacgcgccggcgcgtccagatagcgcgaaagtgttaatatagaGATGACAAGAATCTTCATATGCAGTGCACCCTCCAAAAATCTCATCTTTTCAGACACCATCCAGCTTGGTGCTAAATTTGAATTCTGAATAATATAACTGTCTTTTATGGCTATCATCAAATTATCTTGGTTTCTCATATAGGTTGTGACATGTTTTGGCATATTTACACACAAACAACAATGATCTGTGtgaatataaataattaatatgCATAAAAACAAATGCAAAACAATTTTATACTTGCTTTTTAAGTAGCAGAGGCTAGATTTGTTAACTTACGAGATAGAAATAAGCAGTTATAATGGCATGTTGTGTCATCTGTTAAAACTTCTGCAGCCACTCTGAACTGGCCATGAAGTTCTCAGTTTCCAGTGTTTATGGCATTCTTTCACACACACCAActgcacagagacattagaaagaattttttcagtgtcaaggtagttaacaaatggaatgcattaagtagtgatgtggtggaggctgactccatacacagtttcaaatatagatatgatggagcccaataggctcagaaatctgtaaaccagttgattgacagttgagaggcgggaccaaagagccagagctcaaccagcgcaaacaactaggtgagtacaactaggcgagtaccaaCAGACAGCAAAATGTCAGTAACTGTCACCATCATATAAAATCTCTTACTTACGTTTCTGCCTGAAACgctagcgtgctagtggctgtacaagaatgtaaaacttcaagtcTCTATACcctaataaacccaatgtaccttcttgtatataaataaataaaataaataaataaaaagttatAATGGTTTTGTCACTACTCTTACAACAGCTATTCTCCCTTTAACTCTCAAATACCATGATTTGTTTCTGTGTGTTACATAAAAACCAATATTAGTACAAATGACACATTCCTCTGCTAGCAGGCTGCCTTCCCACCCCTGATCATGTTTCTCTAATACCTTTGCCTTCTTATCTATGGTAAGAGAAATGAGTACAAGTCAaaccccgttctcacacaagaaaaCCACATATGTAGTCACTATGTATTCCCTCACACCaactatatttttattttatacatACACGAGttcatacattcttgtacagccactagtacgtataGCGTTTCAGTCAGGTCctgaatcctaattttccctggaatacgacccgccaaatcgattaacaaccaggtacccattcactgctgggtgaacagaggataccattaaggattggtgcccagtcaatcctccccggccaggataccaacccaggccaaagcactcGCAAAGAGCCGGCCGAGTGCTTTACCACCGCGCCAATGGAACTGCAATGGATCCTACTGAATTTTGTTCTCAAACATTTGTACACTTTATAGAACAATTCAAGCTTATCAAAACCTTTCTAAAATATAAAAGCCATATTTCATACAACACAAACAAAGCAGCACGATGGCAAAAACAAAAAAGATACAACtttatggaatttttttttttttacccaatggACCAACCATCCGGCTTCCACCAAATCCACTTCAGAATCCGTATTTGCTCCCAACTAATCTAAATTTTGTAGGGAAGATCTGGTAGGCAAACGTATAGTACCGCCACACACAGGTTCACATTTGAGGGTGCACTTACACTTaaacacacacttatacatacacacacacacacacacacacacaaagatgatCCTAACACGCAAGAACTTTTAGACATTAGTTAAGTGTAGAGGATAAAAATGTGTGACAAGAGAGATTTGTGAAGTCTATAACCTAACCCCAATGCTTTACAATAatctacacacacatatatacatacaaaaaTAATCAATACCTGGTCCAAGAGTTCTTAACATTtttaaggtaaaaaaaaaaaagttatctacaggtaaactaaataaaaaaaaactataaaagttgaccaggccacacactagaaggtgaagggacgacgacgttttggtccgtcttggaccaaataatcgacttgagaatggtccaggacggaccgaaatgtcgtcgtcccttcaccttctagtgtgtggtctggtcaacatactttagccacgttattgtgactcatcgcctgcaactatAAAAGTAACACTGGCTCCAGTGACCGAAGTAAACTTATCCAGCGAGGTCTTGGTGAAGGAGCGTATCGAGGCTCACGCGCATACTAGTTTACCCTAGTAAACTAGTTTACACTAGTGTGTGTGCCAGTTCCGAGAGTCACTTCTAGGGAAacaatcatcagggcaaatggtgaGAGGAGGCGGcatttgacaagccgctggctacCTGTCCTCGTCGAACCCACTAGTGTGTTAGTGGCTCTCTGGTAAATCCAGATAAATTCAGACCGATCCCTAATGAGGTTGAACTACAATACATCAGTAAAAGTAAACTTTAAAGTGTCTTAAGGTAAACTCAAAAGACATTGCATTCCAGAATTTTGTTTATACAACTCAAAAGTAATACTGGTCCAAGCAAGCTGGTTTATCTATACAACTTTATACAACAAGCAACTCGTCGAATAAGACAAAAGATCCCCAAAAGTTTATAATGTAaactgagaaagagagagagagagagaggttagttTACAGCACAAGTAATGAAGCAGTAAGCGGCAGGGGTTATACCCCGCGGCGCCGCTGGGGCTCACCTCAGGTGGTGGAGGTCATGTTGGAGGTGTGGGTGAGGGCGGGAGAGGCGTGGTAGGGAGGGCAGAGACCAGccaggaggtggtagtggtggtgaaaaTCGTCTGTCTCACCCACCGCCGGCCACGACCACcaggctcctcctcctccaccaccagcgcCATCTCTTGACAAAACATGTCCCcaaaacacaccaacaacaacgcTAAAAACCCCCCTTTTTGACCCCTTTCTAACCCCTTACGACAAATAAAACTATTTTTCCCATCTTCCGTAACACCTCATAATTATTAATATATCCCCTGCAACAATTATACAATGTGTTTAAAATTATTTGGTTCAGGTGTGAATGTTGGAGTGACAGCGACAGGTGCGGGAGGTCATGGGATTTTTGTCTTTGCGTTAGAGTGTTATATGGTTCGTAATCGTGTAATTTGAACTTGTTCTGGCTTCTCCCAGTCATTTACCGGGATTTACCTTTTAAGTCGCTAACTCTCGAAATACAAGTGGTGCAGCAGAATAGCATCAGGCATTATATGTGTTTTATTGGTGTTTTATACGTTCCTGGGATTCTCATAATaaaatgtacaagaatgtaagaattcctGTATTTTGTGTTTTCTGTATCCTTTATCTCCTGTATCTGTTTTTGTATCTGTTTTGTATCTTACAAATTGTTGACAGAGGACAATGTTGTAGTCACCACCTAaattgatgtgatttttgttgagtttGTTACTTATGATTACATTTCCTCATTGAGAATGCAGTTGTACTGGTACAATTCGGAAATCTATAAATAGCGCCAGTAGTTTTAGGGGATATAAAATTTTGATTTAGGATTGAACAAAAGTATATTCATAATACTGTAGTCATCTCTATTACTGATTTAACTTGTGCAATAAAAGTTATCTGGCCTGcagaaaagtactggagcaagcacagtaccatgggggactgagcttttcatgGACGATAGGGATTTTACTTTACTATTACTTTTTTTTAGTTAATTAATATCTTCTtattatagatagatagataaatctATCTTCCTTATTTGCCAGTAATTCTTTTAGAGCACTTTTTGTGTGCGATAACACTATGGTCACATTTTTCGAAAGCTGTCACAAAATTTGTGTATATTACATCGGCATTTTGTCTTTGATGGAATCTAAGCCCATCAATAATGATCTAGcaattgtgagaggcaggagggccccctgttctgaacccatgttgtccagggttatacaTATTGACACCATGATTCCATGAATTTTATAATCTTACTCCTCAGTACTCTTTTCAAAGATTTTTAATGTGTGATTATTGGTCTATAaaatgccaatatttcttaaccacaacactgtacaccTGGTTTCGGcaaaacttcatagtgcaattgttaaaAGACATTTTTGTGTTTTCATAAATGTTCagataaagttaatgtcaaaatgtttccaaactcaaccattttcatttcaaaacacaaagaccgatgaaaacattaaaaaacattaaaatatagccaaaaaaaaaaagcacaagtCTCCAAGTGCATTAGGGCACTCTGCGCAGTACAGTGGTTAAAGCATGGCAGAGTCTGACTCCGACTAACCTATGACACTCACATAATCCACAAGTATCAAGAGAGAAAGTTGGGTGGCATGAGCCCAAGCATCTGGCCACCTATTTCTTCTCCAAGATAGAattttaaaaaggaaaatatatacacaaaactATACAATATCTTTATGCTATTTATTTAGTAACAGAAATAtcacacagtaaaaaaaataaCTTCCACGTATTATACACATCATTCATTTTACATAACTGTTGGTAATTAATTTGTTACAGTAATAAGTATAGCAAGGTTTCTTCATACAGTATAAGGATAATAATAAAATTATGCAAGAAAACATTACTCTTCACCAAGTCAGTGAGATGCTAAATACATGCATTACTAAATTGGATATAAAATCCTCTTTttgttcagtaactggcatatgaaTTATACTTGAAAAACCTCTACTAAATAACAATAATGCAATATCAACATTATCATTAATTATATGACTAATTTCCTAAAAAGCCTATCAAAATATTATTGGTTGTAGAAATGCAAAACCATAATTCATACTTTGTACATCTGACAAAATTAAATGGGTAATAAAGACTTGACATTAAAAGGAGAAGCATATTAAAACATActttatacatacatacaaatgaACTTTTTCAGAATGGAACTGGAGCAATCTATAGTTTGTCTTTAGATTTACAATACTAGAGGAAAAATGTATATCTTATAAAAAATTAACTCGatcaatatacagtacagtatttacaattaatgaaaaaaTGGGCATACAAGTACAAGTATTATCCCCAAGCTTGTGTCTTGCAGTAGTGTAGGACCAGCTTGCCATCAGACCCGAAGCACTCGTATAAGTTCCTGATGATGTGGTCAGGCGCCGGTGCAAAGCTTTGGTTTACGTACACAAACTATTCAGGAAGCAGAAAATGATTCATAATTATACACTGTATAATCTTAATATTCTTCAGGTTATTTAACTTTATTCATCCTTTTTATACTTGGAAAAGCAATCTATAGTTTGTTACTATTGTTAGTCGTGATTCTCAGCCTTATTACCTTGGCAGAACCCCCCCCAAAACATTTTTCTATATACCTAGAATCCTTCCTTAACCTGGAAGGGTTCCTAAGTActgaatatcctaggaactaggaTATTCAGAAGTCCTAGAGTTCTCCAAAGAAATCCTAGAGTTCTCCAAAAAATATTTAGCATATAGAAAACAAAATTTCAttacaaatatatttatttattttgtaataAATTTTTTTCAGTTTGCTAAATATATTTTGAGGAATTTCAGGGTTTCAGAGAACCCTGGCTGAAAAGAAGTGCTAGAATATAGGTATCGAGATAAACAATTATTATATGTGAAAATCAGGAGTGCCGTTAATTTGTTTCAATACATATAACACCACAAAACTAATTCACTTCTATCCCATTTACTCTAGTACCATATCCTGGCTTCAGTCTTTCTTATTTCATCACAATACCTGGTACAAAAATATATCACTGGAAACCCCCTTATGTAGGAAAGGTATATCAAAAAAGTTAAAGAATAAGATTTGAATGAACAGCTTCCAAGCTCCTTGTGATCTTCTTAAACAAAAACAAGAATTTCAAATGAATAATTAAATTACAATAAATACAAATACAGGTAATGGGATATTTATAgatatgaataattattatgtGGAGTGAATGATGTTACATTAGGTTGACATTGGTTGGCAATGCAGTACAGTATTACACTTTTTTCTTACAATGAGGTCTCGGTAGTACAGTTTTGTTCATTCTTAACTCATACTTGGGAATCTTGGGTTTGAACCacaggtgggacagaaatggttggcaagtttcttatcacctaatgcctctgtttacctagcagtaaataaatacCCTAGGAGTTAGTTAGCTTGTTGTGgcattgcatcctggggagggtaagTAGTTAAAGCTTGAGACCTCCATACAAGCTTAAAGTATATattcacaggctgcctgtccctgacaaaattaattaatgcTTGATGCCAATTTGCCATCCTTTGTAACTGGGAAATAAGTTAATTGACTGACAGAAACACAAGAGAAAATAATGTTTTATTTGAAGCTATACACTAtaattaaaagatcataaaaaGTATCTAAGTAATTCTGTTAGCTAAATGGCAAGAAGTAATGATACATTACAAAATACTGTACTCTACTCTTTAAAGGAGGTTTTGAGTAAAATTTTGGACGAGCAACTTACCAAAGTGTCGGAGGGCTCCATCTTGAGGTATTTACGAATAAACTCTGCAACCCATCCTACTGGTTTTTCTCCTTCTACCGCCCATTTTTTCTTCTTCATGATTGGAGCATCACCAGTTGCTTTTAACAATACATCAACTGTAATTTTTTATTAGAAAATTAATATGATGAATTTTGTGGACATAGCATATTACATTAAATACAATTTTGATGTCATACTACATCCTATACTGTATTATACTCCTCTCTCACTCAAAACAAATTTACAATCATTAACTAAATTTCACccaattttttttaactaagatAGAGTTCATTATTGTTGTCAACTGaagtacctagtgaaactgcaagcaagagctcttatcctgcctcagctcatctgaagcctgccctTAGATATTATTTTTTAGGAATGATCTTTACTTATTTTATTtagctttaaaatactgaacaatttgaaagatgttgatctggacaatttctttaaaaggtcagatgtaacacatcaAGTCACAATGGTCTCAAACTCaactaattaattaaagtcacaatgtaggactgagaacaggatatgctttttcacccacagggttatacacCCAGTCCCCGTGGCATAGTGGAAAAGCACTCGCCTCGCAAGccctttggcctgggttcatatcctgggaggggaggattgaccgggtgccaatcgtttttgcccgaaacactgtgtgtattagtggctttaggcatagcatATACTAGATCTACCTAGAAATcgaacattctgtttgtaacttattttgtatgtatgtactttacctgaataaacattattattattattatattatttcggATTTCTCCCCAAAATACATCCCCATTGATTGCTCTTTAATGCAGTagaaatataatatattaaaatattttaaacATTTTGTTTGGGTGCCTAATACTTCCGGAATCTGGAATTTCTTTGCGTAATTCTCCCGGGAGTTAAAGGAACAAAATTAGTTAAACTAGAGAAAGAAAGAGCTTCTCGGGCATGACCTGTGGAACAACATTAACATGGTTGTATTTCAACTAATACATCCTACACACTCTTCTTGCTGGGTGTAGCTTTGGTGTCGTGGTGGGTGTCGTGGTGGGTGTCGTGGTGGGTGTCGTCGTGATCGGACTCCTGCTTCGTACTCTTGTCGTCCTCCATTGTTTGTTGACACTGACGAGCGGTTCTTATAGGGACCCCAGTCTGGCGGCTCTGGCCGCAGAGATTATAAATAtaatactactacaactactatttataataataataataattgatttaaatttttttattacaTATGATATGGATTACCTTGATTTTATGTGGTTATATTTGTTATAATTAATCATACTTAGCGTCTCGGCAAATTTTTTAGGTAAAAAAGTAATTAGGTAATTATTGACAAGCCGCCATCGTAGGTaattttgacaagccgccggcctcctgtccccgtcgaggtcaCTAGCGAGATAGTggccccctcaggtaaattctggtAAATACTTTATACACTCATATTGAAGGGTGGGGCACAACTAATTGCTTAGCAAATTATTTAGCCAATAACACAGCCAAGTTTTCTGTGCTTGTAGACATCAAAGAAGCTTTTAATAAGGCACAAGGGATTGTAGTCCCGGACGAGCTCGTAGTAtattgcatgggtgtcaagggtagACTCCTGAAATGGACTGAACATTACCTTATAGGAAGGAAAGCCAGTTACCTTCGACGTAGCAGTTTCAAACACAAATAAATTGAGCTTGGAACCCCTCAAGGAGGGGTCTTAATCCCCTTCATTATTCAACATATTAATCAATGTCATTTTAATATAGAGTTGCCAGAAGAAGTACAACAAGTAGGGTACGAAGATATCCTGATACAAGCCTCCACCCTTGTAAAGATGAAGCACTATTAAACTACTCGGAAGAAAATGTACAAAACTTGGCTTCATTGTCTCCACAAATAAGACAAAAACGTCCTTCCATCACAAGAGAAGGAAaacgaagaactgcaaattaatggtaacGTTTGTAAATGGGTTGATCTCTATTGATACCTTGCAGTTATTGTCTGCTCTAGTATTGGCACGAGAGAAAAGAGCGTGATCAACTCATTGGAACATGTAAACATCGCCTCAACGTCCTTAAATCTATATTCTAGAATGGTCATGGAGGTTCTATTGCTatacttaaaatgatgtacacaccaTATGTTCGATGTCATAAACTCTGCCGCGCCAGTGACATGCATCTACCCTCCAAATGACAAAAAAAACGTCGAAAGCATAcacaatgaagccatgagaataattCTTAGAGtatcaaaaaaataaaaatttagaatctaCGTCATGAACTAAGTCTCTCTAGTATTAAAAATAGGAATACGTACTGAATAGTTATTAAAATTGTCAAGAGACCCCCACTACAATAACATTGTCAAGAGACCCTGTGTTCTGCACTAATTATAGAAGGAAAGAGAAACATATGAAAGTGTTCAGGTCGATTAGTATGCTTTCTCGAAAACTCCTCCTGCTGGAGCAAGCATGATGATGCCTGTAGGAATTTCACTTCAAAAGTCCCATATAGGATTCGTATATATGAGATACCAACGAAGAAGTCCAACATGTTATCTCAAGaaatgagacatatatatatctctagGAAATTAATAGAGAAGAAGGAAATGAATTAGCTAATAAACTGGTGAACCTGCTAATCCTATtattggcagggctggtgcagcagagACTGTAGTGAGAAATAATGCCTGACAAAAAGAAAAATAAGAAAGTGCGCGGATTGAGAAGTACATCTCCTCGACGCAAGCAGAGTTTACTGGCATTGTAAtttattttatgtatttattgcagttttatttattaatattgaaGAAGATATAACTGGTTGCTAAGAGGGCACATGGTGGCGGGTAAGAAGTACAGTCTCACAAAGCCAGCAGCACGCGCaggtcatcttcagaaggacagagCTACTTTAGAGACAGTACAACACCGGACCacaacgggagacatctcccgtcaagcagggtgcagtcgcacctccacagatctccagtatcatctattgatactggtgatggctcaaaagggccaccacttacgggctattcatgcccgtgccaccttttggatggcttaatcttcatca
This genomic window contains:
- the Atg12 gene encoding autophagy protein 12-like, which translates into the protein MEDDKSTKQESDHDDTHHDTHHDTHHDTKATPSKKIDVLLKATGDAPIMKKKKWAVEGEKPVGWVAEFIRKYLKMEPSDTLFVYVNQSFAPAPDHIIRNLYECFGSDGKLVLHYCKTQAWG